Proteins from one Hirundo rustica isolate bHirRus1 chromosome 30, bHirRus1.pri.v3, whole genome shotgun sequence genomic window:
- the TMEM106C gene encoding transmembrane protein 106C — MGSVRSLSAVSAAPSRGKLRDEEDEDLLSGQEPVEDMAKIPYMEFMGQESVTCHTCRGTGRIPTEQMNELVALIPHSDQRLRPQRTKLYVLLSVLLCLLLSGLGIFFLFPHSVLVDDGGIKVVRVWFDRENSTVLLAITATLRIRNSNFYSVTVSSLSSQVQYMNTVVGSQQLAGVSSIQPLRDKLVNFTVKAELGGSLSYVYFFCTLPKVKVHNIVILMRTSVKLSYIGRSAQSTLETFHYLDCSSNSTAPLPPLAWGAP; from the exons ATGGGATCTGTGCGTTCGCTGTCCGCCGTCAGCGCTGCCCCGAGCCGGGGGAAGCtcagggatgaggaggatgaggatttATTGTCCGGCCAGGAGCCCGTGGAGGACATGGCCAAGATTCCCTACATGGAATTCATGGGCCAGGAGAGCGTTACCTGTCACACCTGCCGAGGCACCGGCCGCATCCCCACAg AGCAGATGAATGAGTTGGTGGCTCTGATCCCCCACAGCGACCAACGGCTTCGTCCTCAGAGAAC gaaACTCTatgtgctgctctcagtgctgctctgcctgctgctgtccgGCCTGggcattttcttcctgttccccCACTCCGTGCTGGTGGATGATGGTGGCATCAAAGTGGTCCGGGTGTGGTTCGACAGGGAAAACTCCACCGTCCTCCTGGCCATCACG GCCACCCTGAGGATCAGGAATTCCAACTTCTACTCGGTGACAGTGAGCAGCCTGAGCAGCCAGGTGCAGTACATGAACACCGTGgtgggcagccagcagctcGCCGGCGTCTCCAGCATCCAGCCCCTGAGGGATAAACTG GTGAATTTCACCgtgaaggcagagctgggtggATCCCTGTCCTATGTGTA ttttttctgCACTTTGCCCAAGGTGAAGGTCCACAACATCGTGATCCTCATGAG GACCTCGGTGAAGCTCTCCTACATCGGCCGCAGCGCCCAGAGCACCCTGGAGACCTTCCACTACCTGGACTGCAGCTCCAACTCcacggccccgctgcccccgctGGCCTGGGGGGCTCCCTGA